TCGCTCGCGGACTTCCCGGCGGGACCGCGCGCCCGCGAAATCGCCTCGGAACTGGAGGCCGCGACGGGCGACGAGAAGGACCCGCGGTTCGCGCAGGCCGTCTTAGAGGAGTCCGTCGACCTGCTGATGGAGGCGCCGTTCCTGCTGACGGAGACGCGGTTCGGGCACGTCGGCGTGAACGCCGGCATCGACCGCTCGAACACGGGCGACGCCGAGTTGCTGTTGTTACCAGAGAACCCCTCCGAGAGCGCCGAGCGAATCCGTTCGGGGCTGGACGCCGACGTGGCCGTCGTGGTGACCGACACCTCGGGGCGGCCGTTCCGACACGGCCAACGTGGCGTCGCGCTCGGGTGGGCGGGGATGCCGGCGTCCCGCGACTGGCGCGGGGAGACGGACCGCGACGGCCACGAACTCGAAGTGACCGTGGAGAGCGTCGTGGACGAACTCGCGGCGACGGCGAACCTCGTCTCCGGCGAGGGCGACGGCGGGACGCCCGTGGTCGTGGTTCGTGAGTTCGCGTTCGGCGACCACGGCGGGAGCGACGCGCTCTACCGGGAGGTCGAGGGCGACTTCGTGCGGCAGGCGCTCCGGGGGTGGGAGTATGCGCGGGATTGAACTGACGCCCGAGATTCCCGTGAGCGAGGTCGCCGAACTGGGCGCGCTGGCGGAGGACGCGGGCTTCGACTCGGTGTTCGCGTCGTGTCACTACAACAACCGCGACCCGTTCGTCGCGCTCGACCGGGTGGCGGCGGCGACCGAGTCGGTGCGCGTCGGGCCGGGCGTCGCGAACCCCTACGAGACCCACCCCGTGAAACTCGCCTCGCAGGTGGCGACGCTCGACGAGGCCAGCGGCGGGCGCGCGGTGTTCGGCGTGGGCGCTGGCGACGCGTCGACGCTGTCGAATCTCGGGTTCGAGCGAGAGAAGCCGCTCCGGCGCGTGCTGGAGGCGTTCAAGGTCGCACAGGACCTCTGGGACGGCGAGCGCGTCGACCACGACGGGACGTTCGTGGCGCGGGACGCCGGCCTGAACTACGATGCGGGCGAGATTCCCGTCTACGTCGGGGCGCAGGGCCCGCACATGCTCCGGATGGCGGGGAAGCACGCGGACGGCGTGCTGGTGAACGCGAGCCACCCCCGCGACTTGGCGTGGTCGGCGGACCGCGTCGCCGAGGGCGCCGAAGACCGGGTCGTCGAGGGCGAGGTGGACGTGGCGGCGTTTGCGTCGGTGTCGATAGCCGAGGACGCCGACGAGGCGCTCGCGGCGGCGCGGCCACCGGTGGCGTTCATCGCGGCGGGCGCGGCGCCGCCCGTGCTCGACCGGCACGACATCGACCGCGAGCGCGCGGAACGAATCGGCGAGAAAATCGAGGCGGGCGAGTTCTCCGAGGCCTTCGGCCTGGTGACCGACGCGATGCTGACGGCGTTCTGTCTCGCGGGCGACCCCGAGTCGGTCGCCGAGCAGTTGGCGGCCGTCGGCGAACACGTTGACAGCGTGGTCGCGGGGTCGCCACTCGGCCCGGACCGCGAGAACGCAGTCAGGCTACTCGGCGAGGCGTTCGACGCGGCCGGCGTCTAGGAACGCTGGCGGCGCGTGCGCTTGGTCGCGGCGTCCGGCACGAGTTCCGAGAGCAGGCCGCCGAGCGCGAGCACGCCGAACGCGCCCGCGGAGACGGTGACGAAGAGGCCGCCGAGCGCGATGAGCGCCGCCGATAGCGGGTCGGTGCTGGCGGCGGTCGCGAAGTGGTCGACCATCGAGGTGACGTTGTCGATAACCCAAACCATGCTTCGAGTTCGCGGGGCCGGCGCCTTAGATGCTCCGGGAGCGTTATGCCGGTGGCGGCCGAACGCCGACCCGTGTCAGACGACGCCACACTCGACGCGTTCGGCGACCGGGCGGCCGAGTCGAACGACGACGGTGAGCGCACCGACCCCGCGCCGGTGACGAGTTCGTGGCGCGCGGACGCGGCGTGTTCGGCCTGCGGCGAGTCGGCGGCGCGTCGCTGGACGGCCGACGGCGAGCGCGTCTGTGCGGACTGCGTGCCGTGGACGACAACCGGCAGCGAGGCGTGCGACCAATAAACATACAAGTATTTCCTCCCCTACCCTTCGACAGTCGACTCCCCGCCGGTTCCCCCAACGCTACACCATGACAGATGCACACGATACTCGCGCCGTCGCGGACCCGCGGACACACGCCGACGCCCCGGCCCCGATGTCGGTGTCGGAGGCCAGCGACCTCGCTCACGGCGTCGTCGAGAACATCGAGACGGTCATCGTCGACAAGCGCGACGTCGTCGAGCACGTCCTGACGGCCGTCCTCGGCGGCGGGCACGTCCTCCTCGAAGACGTGCCGGGCGTCGGGAAGACGATGCTCGCGCGGGCGGTCGCTCGCTCCTTCGACGGCGACTTCCGGCGCGTCCAGTTCACTCCCGACCTCCTCCCGACGGACGTGACCGGCGTGAACGTCTTCAACGAGAAGACCCGCGAGTTCGAATTCCAGCCTGGCCCCGTGTTCGCGAACGTCCTGCTCGCCGACGAAATCAACCGCGCGCCCCCCAAGACGCAGTCCTCCCTGCTCGAAGCGATGGAGGAAGAGCAGGTGACCGCCGACGGCGACACGCGCGCCCTCCCCGACCCCTTCCTCGTCATCGCGACCCAGAACTCCGTCGAGCGCGACCGCACCTACGAACTCCCGGTCGCGGAACTCGACCGCTTCATGAAGAAACTCAGCCTCGGCTACCCCGACCGCGAGGAGGAAGTGGACGTCCTCGACCGCGTCGTCGGCGGCCACCCCATCGACGACATCGAAGCCGTCGCCGGCGTCGAGGACCTGCGGCGCGCCCGCGCCGCCACGGGCGCCGTCGAGGTGTCCCGGCCCGTGAAGGCGTACGTCACGGAACTCGCGCGCTACACCCGCGACCACGCCGCGCTCGGCGTGAGCCCCCGCGGCTCCATCTCCCTGCTCCGGGCCGCACAGGGCCGCGCGGTCCTCGATGGCCGCGACTACGTGGTTCCCGACGACGTGCAGGCCGAGGCGCGCGAGGCGCTCGCCCACCGCATCCGCACGGAAGCGGGCGGCACGCTCGGCGGCGAGGCCGCGCGCACGCTCGTCCAGCGCGCGCTCGACACCGTGAACCCCGAGTGAGATGGCGCCCGCACTCACTCGCCGCGGGCAAGTGGTGCTCGCGGTCGCCCTCCTCGGCGTCGCGCTCGGCTACGGGTTCGGCGGCCGGAGCCTGAACGCCGTCGTCGTGCCGGCGGCCGCGTTGCTCGTCGCCACGCACGTCTACGCCCGGTCGATTCCCGAACCCGGCGTCGAGCGCGTCACGCCCCGCGAGGGCCACCAGGGCGACCACCGAACCGTCGAACTCCTCGTGGACGCCGACCGGTCGTATCCGGCGACGGTGCGTGACTCGCTTGCCGACGGGCTGCGCGGAGACAGCGAACTCGCCACCGAAATCGACGGCCGCGAACTCGCGTACGACGTGGAGCTCGCGCGCCGCGGCGTCCACGCCGTCGGCCCGTGTTTCGTCACCGCGACCGACCCGTTCGGCCTCTGGGAGGTCGAATTCGTCGCGGCCGACCCGCAGACGGTGACGGTGTTCCCGCGCGTCCACGGCCTCGACGACACGGCGTCCCTGATTCGGGGCTACGTCGGCATCACGGACGAGCGCGAGCAGTTCGCGGGCGTCCGCGAGTACGAGCGCGGCGACCCGCTCCGGGACGTGAACTGGAAGGCGAGCGCGAAACACCCCGGCAGCCTCGCGGTCACCGAGTACGCCGGTGAGGGCGCGACCGACCGCGTCACCATCGCCGCGGAGTCCCTCGGGCCGCGCGCGGACTCCGTCGCGGAGGCCGCCGCGAGCATCGCCGCCCACCTCCTCGACGCCGGCGTCTCGGTCGGCGTCGCCACGCCGAACGGCGCGCTCGACCCGGCGAGCGGGGACCCCCACCGGCGGCGCGTGCTCGGCGTGCTCGCGGGCTTCCAGCGGGGGAAACTCCGGCGCCGCCGCAAGGACGAGGCGGAAATCGTCGTTCACGCGCCCGAGAGCGGCGAACACGTGTCGGTGACGGTGGCCGGAAACGACCACCGCTACGAGGAGTTCGTCGGCGGACGCACGAGCGCGAGCGACGCGGAGGTGGCGGCGTGAGCGTCGCCGACCTGCGGACCGCGGTCGGCGCCGACTGGGAGCGACCGTCCGCTGCGAGCGCCGTCGCGGGCGCCTGCGTCGCCGTCGTCGTCGGCGCGTACCTCTCCGTGCTCTACGAGGTGGTGTCGGTGGTCGGCGGCACGGCGACGTTCCTCGGCGCCGTCGCGGGCGCCGTCCTGCTCGCGGGCGTGCTTCGCGCGCTCCCGTGGAAGTGGGCGTTCGGCCTCGCCGCGACCCTGCTCGTCGGCGGGCTCGCGCTCTACCTCCGGGCGGTCCCGCCCGCATACTTCGCGGCGATGTCGCCGACGCGCGTCGCGATGGACACGGTCGCGTTGCTCACCGGCTACTCCGTGCTGCGGATGCCGGCGGCGGGCGCGTGGGCAATCGCGGTCGCGCCCGCGCCGACGTTCCTCGCGGCGTACTTCGCGGCGCGCGGCGAGTTCACGCGCGCGGCCGGCATCGCCGCCGCGGCGCTCGCGTTCTTCGTGCTGACCGGCGACAGCAACACGACGGTGACGCTCGTCGGCGTGCTCGCGGCGGCGGGCGCGGTCGGCTTCGGGACGCTCGCTCACCACGGCGCGGGCGGCCGGCAGGCGCAGGTGTTGGCGGCCGTGCTGGCGCTGATGATTGTCGGCTCGGCGACCGTCACCGCCGTTCCCGGCGGTCGCTCCCCGCTCGTGCCGTCGTCGTCGACGGCGACCGCGGGGAGTCTGGTGAGCGCGGACGGCTACGTCGGCGTCGGCGGGAGCCTCCGCCTCGACCCGAAGGTCCAGTTCGTCGTGGA
The nucleotide sequence above comes from Halobacterium litoreum. Encoded proteins:
- a CDS encoding coenzyme F420-0:L-glutamate ligase produces the protein MHAFAVSGLPEVRPGDDLAALVGDRAELEDGDVVCVASTVVSKAEGRTASLADFPAGPRAREIASELEAATGDEKDPRFAQAVLEESVDLLMEAPFLLTETRFGHVGVNAGIDRSNTGDAELLLLPENPSESAERIRSGLDADVAVVVTDTSGRPFRHGQRGVALGWAGMPASRDWRGETDRDGHELEVTVESVVDELAATANLVSGEGDGGTPVVVVREFAFGDHGGSDALYREVEGDFVRQALRGWEYARD
- a CDS encoding 5,10-methylenetetrahydromethanopterin reductase, whose product is MRGIELTPEIPVSEVAELGALAEDAGFDSVFASCHYNNRDPFVALDRVAAATESVRVGPGVANPYETHPVKLASQVATLDEASGGRAVFGVGAGDASTLSNLGFEREKPLRRVLEAFKVAQDLWDGERVDHDGTFVARDAGLNYDAGEIPVYVGAQGPHMLRMAGKHADGVLVNASHPRDLAWSADRVAEGAEDRVVEGEVDVAAFASVSIAEDADEALAAARPPVAFIAAGAAPPVLDRHDIDRERAERIGEKIEAGEFSEAFGLVTDAMLTAFCLAGDPESVAEQLAAVGEHVDSVVAGSPLGPDRENAVRLLGEAFDAAGV
- a CDS encoding DUF7573 domain-containing protein — its product is MSDDATLDAFGDRAAESNDDGERTDPAPVTSSWRADAACSACGESAARRWTADGERVCADCVPWTTTGSEACDQ
- a CDS encoding AAA family ATPase; the encoded protein is MTDAHDTRAVADPRTHADAPAPMSVSEASDLAHGVVENIETVIVDKRDVVEHVLTAVLGGGHVLLEDVPGVGKTMLARAVARSFDGDFRRVQFTPDLLPTDVTGVNVFNEKTREFEFQPGPVFANVLLADEINRAPPKTQSSLLEAMEEEQVTADGDTRALPDPFLVIATQNSVERDRTYELPVAELDRFMKKLSLGYPDREEEVDVLDRVVGGHPIDDIEAVAGVEDLRRARAATGAVEVSRPVKAYVTELARYTRDHAALGVSPRGSISLLRAAQGRAVLDGRDYVVPDDVQAEAREALAHRIRTEAGGTLGGEAARTLVQRALDTVNPE
- a CDS encoding DUF58 domain-containing protein; this translates as MAPALTRRGQVVLAVALLGVALGYGFGGRSLNAVVVPAAALLVATHVYARSIPEPGVERVTPREGHQGDHRTVELLVDADRSYPATVRDSLADGLRGDSELATEIDGRELAYDVELARRGVHAVGPCFVTATDPFGLWEVEFVAADPQTVTVFPRVHGLDDTASLIRGYVGITDEREQFAGVREYERGDPLRDVNWKASAKHPGSLAVTEYAGEGATDRVTIAAESLGPRADSVAEAAASIAAHLLDAGVSVGVATPNGALDPASGDPHRRRVLGVLAGFQRGKLRRRRKDEAEIVVHAPESGEHVSVTVAGNDHRYEEFVGGRTSASDAEVAA